A single Litorilinea aerophila DNA region contains:
- a CDS encoding glycosyltransferase, translated as MTIPISIPVRRVAMLSVHTCPLAMLGGKKTGGMNVYVRDFARELGCQGIQVDVFTRSQDDCQPMINHDLGPNARVIHIPAGPEKPIPVAEIAQYLDEFAEGVWHFAQVEGRHYDLIHSHYWMSGLVAEALQRQWGDLPLVHMFHTLGHMKNQIARDESERAPQDRLDGEHHVVAIADRIIAATPAEETQLIELYDADPAKITVIPPGVDLARFHPLDKAMAKKKVGIPCGDTNILFAGRIEPLKGVDTLLRAMSILQERHPEAVRNACVAIIGGDPWADDLDAEMARLQALRAELGIHDLVTFLGAKDQDVLPYYYAAAEMVVMPSHYESFGMVALEAMAMGTPVIASEVGGLAYLVQHGLNGFHVPSRDPEALAARILELLTDRELRERLGQQARIYAQQFSWDRIVQRMLDVYAAVMAQRGAPPMPPAPAVDPCRA; from the coding sequence ATGACCATTCCCATATCCATCCCCGTCCGCCGTGTTGCCATGCTCAGCGTCCACACTTGCCCCCTGGCCATGTTGGGCGGGAAAAAGACCGGCGGCATGAATGTCTACGTGCGCGATTTTGCCCGGGAACTCGGCTGCCAGGGCATTCAGGTGGATGTCTTTACCCGCTCCCAGGACGATTGCCAGCCCATGATCAACCACGACCTGGGTCCCAACGCCCGGGTGATCCACATTCCCGCCGGCCCGGAAAAGCCCATCCCCGTGGCCGAGATCGCCCAATACCTGGACGAATTCGCCGAGGGCGTCTGGCATTTTGCCCAGGTTGAAGGCCGGCACTACGACCTGATCCACAGCCACTACTGGATGTCCGGTCTGGTGGCTGAAGCCCTGCAAAGGCAATGGGGCGATCTGCCCCTGGTGCACATGTTCCACACCCTGGGCCACATGAAGAATCAGATTGCCCGGGACGAAAGCGAGCGGGCGCCCCAGGATCGGCTGGACGGCGAACATCACGTGGTGGCCATCGCCGACCGCATCATCGCGGCCACACCGGCCGAGGAGACCCAGCTCATCGAGCTCTACGACGCAGACCCGGCCAAGATCACTGTCATCCCCCCCGGCGTGGATCTGGCCCGCTTCCACCCCCTGGATAAAGCCATGGCCAAGAAGAAGGTGGGCATCCCCTGCGGCGACACCAACATTCTCTTCGCCGGCCGCATCGAGCCCCTGAAGGGAGTGGATACCCTGCTCCGGGCCATGTCTATCCTCCAGGAGCGTCATCCCGAAGCCGTGCGGAATGCCTGCGTGGCCATCATCGGCGGCGACCCCTGGGCCGATGACCTGGATGCGGAGATGGCCCGCCTGCAGGCCCTGCGGGCGGAGTTGGGCATCCATGACCTGGTGACCTTCCTGGGCGCCAAGGACCAGGACGTCCTGCCCTACTACTACGCCGCAGCGGAGATGGTGGTCATGCCCTCCCACTATGAAAGCTTCGGCATGGTGGCGCTGGAGGCCATGGCCATGGGCACGCCGGTCATTGCGTCAGAGGTGGGCGGCCTGGCCTACTTGGTCCAGCACGGCCTCAACGGCTTCCACGTCCCGTCCCGAGATCCGGAAGCCCTGGCGGCCCGCATCCTGGAACTGCTCACCGACCGAGAACTGCGGGAACGGCTGGGACAACAGGCCCGGATCTACGCCCAACAGTTTAGCTGGGACCGCATCGTCCAGCGCATGTTGGACGTGTACGCCGCGGTCATGGCTCAGCGGGGCGCACCCCCAATGCCGCCAGCGCCTGCGGTAGATCCATGCCGGGCGTGA
- a CDS encoding HAD family hydrolase, with protein sequence MAIQAVIFDVGGVLIRTEDRSQRAALERQYGLRPGEADELVFNSEAGLRAQQGAITTGELWRWVQERLGLDDQALRAFQRAFWAGDRLDEALVAFIRRLKPRYQTAIISNATDNLLEVVRERYPMADAFDVIVGSAYEGIMKPDPAIFWRTLERLGREPAEAVFIDDFPHNVAGARAVGMHAIHFTPGMDLPQALAALGVRPAEP encoded by the coding sequence GTGGCAATTCAAGCGGTGATTTTTGACGTGGGCGGCGTACTCATCCGGACCGAGGATCGGAGTCAGCGGGCCGCCCTGGAACGGCAGTATGGCCTGCGCCCGGGCGAAGCGGACGAACTGGTCTTCAACAGTGAAGCAGGCCTCCGGGCCCAACAGGGCGCCATCACCACCGGGGAACTCTGGCGGTGGGTCCAGGAGCGGCTGGGGCTGGACGACCAGGCCTTGCGGGCCTTCCAGCGGGCTTTCTGGGCCGGAGATCGGCTGGACGAGGCGCTGGTGGCGTTCATCCGGCGTTTGAAGCCCCGCTACCAGACGGCCATCATCAGCAACGCCACCGACAACCTGCTGGAGGTGGTGCGGGAGCGATACCCCATGGCCGATGCCTTCGACGTCATCGTCGGCTCCGCGTATGAAGGCATCATGAAGCCGGACCCGGCCATCTTCTGGCGCACCCTGGAACGGCTGGGCAGGGAGCCGGCAGAAGCCGTCTTCATTGACGACTTCCCCCACAACGTGGCCGGTGCCCGGGCGGTGGGCATGCACGCCATTCACTTCACGCCCGGCATGGATCTACCGCAGGCGCTGGCGGCATTGGGGGTGCGCCCCGCTGAGCCATGA
- a CDS encoding SH3 domain-containing protein gives MKPDPYEILDNQADNGQGHGSGVAGRLWRAGLLTFSALLLGGTVALAWLIYPQLNQLGTVPQEEASREPSPTPSALAAQPDSKPEVATSSALAQAPALPRSTSSVLVTATPTPVASREVVVGSAGATLWDEETGLLLATLPRGELLTATARSTDDQWLLVHTAAGVSGWVRTAELIVVETRGLRAEPVAIVPMVPTATPAPAMANATQSAEADGAPADASTLSMPTQRPSPEADGRPTARVIIEDARLNVRAGPGTTYPVIAKALPEEHFVVLGRNEAGDWIQIALPDVDGGIGWVATEYVELSEPVTDLPVRSETSSAPRYQEGTPGDSDLSWQPKARPKTQMTGGAGLSGTLAIQVRYGQEIYLYDLASGELRYLTWGFDPAISPDGRQVAFTRDGGDHGLYLIHVDGSNERRIFSGRELLRAPKWSPDGRWILFQRGDQYVLCRDLASQCRRTPLLEDGVVPEKERQPQLARVDVNGENYQDLATLLYAQAADWNQAGIVYQSGAGIQITRDEPSATTVEVYYEPFKQYEMDPDWQPNGGRIAFQRKEASHWEIFAINPDGSGLVALTRPRYTLVEQIPSNVAPAWSPDGSHLVFLSNRDPDNPDEAGAWGVWVMDADGANPQRLPIELPFEYTYVSEQMLDWGP, from the coding sequence ATGAAACCTGACCCCTACGAAATTCTGGACAATCAGGCCGACAACGGCCAGGGGCATGGCTCCGGTGTGGCGGGCCGCCTCTGGCGAGCCGGCCTGCTGACCTTCAGCGCCCTGTTGCTGGGCGGCACTGTGGCCCTGGCCTGGCTGATCTATCCCCAGCTGAACCAGTTGGGGACCGTGCCCCAGGAAGAGGCAAGCCGTGAACCCTCCCCCACACCCTCGGCGCTGGCAGCCCAACCGGACTCGAAGCCGGAGGTCGCCACCTCCTCCGCCCTGGCCCAGGCGCCGGCGCTCCCCCGGAGCACCAGCTCGGTGTTGGTGACGGCCACTCCCACCCCGGTGGCCAGCCGGGAAGTGGTGGTGGGCAGTGCAGGGGCCACCCTTTGGGATGAAGAGACCGGCCTGTTGCTGGCGACCCTCCCCCGGGGTGAACTCCTGACGGCCACCGCCCGCAGCACAGATGACCAGTGGCTGCTGGTACACACCGCCGCCGGCGTCTCCGGCTGGGTGCGGACGGCGGAGCTCATCGTGGTGGAGACCCGGGGTCTGCGCGCCGAGCCGGTGGCCATTGTGCCCATGGTGCCCACGGCGACGCCGGCACCCGCGATGGCAAACGCGACCCAGTCGGCGGAGGCGGATGGTGCCCCGGCCGATGCTTCGACCCTGTCCATGCCCACCCAGCGCCCCTCGCCCGAGGCCGATGGCCGCCCCACGGCCCGGGTGATCATCGAGGACGCGCGCCTCAACGTGCGCGCCGGTCCCGGCACCACCTACCCGGTCATTGCCAAAGCCCTGCCCGAGGAGCATTTCGTGGTGCTGGGGCGCAACGAAGCTGGCGACTGGATCCAGATTGCCCTGCCAGATGTGGACGGCGGCATCGGCTGGGTGGCCACCGAATATGTGGAGCTCAGCGAACCGGTGACCGATCTCCCCGTCCGCTCGGAAACCAGCAGCGCCCCCCGCTACCAGGAGGGCACCCCGGGGGACTCGGACCTTTCGTGGCAGCCAAAAGCCAGGCCCAAAACCCAGATGACCGGGGGCGCCGGCCTGTCCGGCACCCTGGCCATTCAGGTGCGCTATGGCCAGGAGATCTACCTCTATGACCTGGCCAGCGGTGAGCTGCGCTACCTCACCTGGGGCTTCGACCCGGCCATCAGCCCGGATGGCCGGCAGGTGGCCTTCACCCGCGACGGGGGCGATCACGGCCTCTACCTCATCCACGTGGATGGCAGCAACGAACGGCGCATCTTCAGCGGACGGGAACTTCTGCGGGCGCCCAAATGGAGCCCGGATGGCCGCTGGATCCTTTTCCAGCGGGGCGATCAGTATGTCCTCTGCCGGGATCTGGCCAGCCAGTGCCGGCGCACGCCCCTGCTGGAGGATGGTGTAGTGCCAGAGAAGGAGCGCCAGCCCCAGCTGGCCCGGGTGGATGTGAACGGCGAAAACTACCAGGACCTGGCCACCCTGCTCTACGCCCAGGCCGCAGATTGGAACCAGGCCGGCATCGTCTATCAGTCGGGCGCGGGGATTCAGATCACCCGGGACGAGCCGTCCGCCACCACGGTTGAAGTTTACTACGAGCCGTTCAAGCAGTACGAGATGGATCCAGACTGGCAGCCCAACGGCGGGCGAATTGCTTTTCAGCGCAAGGAGGCCAGCCACTGGGAGATCTTCGCCATCAACCCGGACGGCTCCGGCCTGGTGGCCCTGACTCGGCCCCGCTACACCCTGGTTGAGCAGATTCCCAGCAACGTGGCGCCCGCCTGGAGCCCCGACGGCAGCCACCTGGTCTTCTTGAGCAACCGGGATCCCGACAATCCGGACGAAGCGGGCGCCTGGGGCGTCTGGGTCATGGATGCGGACGGCGCCAACCCCCAGCGGCTTCCCATCGAGTTGCCCTTTGAGTACACCTACGTGTCGGAGCAGATGCTGGATTGGGGCCCCTGA
- a CDS encoding HlyD family secretion protein: MKRMLSWTVLFVLFASIGFGTTLMLANGAGLQEMLTQALTAQPGTLSASSAGEAAPQEQLPPPGPVPVNAVGRIDLVTTRQVVLESSGRISEIAVEVGDQVEAGDLLMSLDTTQLEWALEKAEINFETARLAFEKLGRQVDESDIALAEANLLSAQENLARVKAGYTPEELAAAESAAAAAWARYNELKERPTQAQIVQAQANLKKAELAVQAAQREYDKIAWLPESAATAAADNLQRATIDYEAAKAAYEEAIKPATQAELQSALSAAQQAQHNLNQLKEKPTPAELAEAEARVAAAEHALKQAQEGVDEADQRTAELRVRQAMIDLEQARLNLQNAQVLAPVAGTVLDISVELGQQGSAGTVVATLADLNDIELVANVEQRDIARVHVGQVVEISVYALPDEHFQGVVEKIAPVADSGASFVTFPVIIRLTDGPLELIRPGMTASANFMEGETATPEAQAEPTEDTSGQAESAEQAEGEGESTEADATATPAPSGGNN, encoded by the coding sequence ATGAAGCGAATGCTCAGTTGGACGGTTCTGTTTGTCCTGTTTGCTTCCATCGGCTTCGGCACAACCCTGATGTTGGCCAACGGTGCTGGCCTCCAGGAGATGCTGACCCAGGCCCTCACTGCCCAGCCCGGCACCCTCAGCGCCAGCAGCGCCGGCGAGGCAGCCCCCCAGGAGCAGCTTCCCCCGCCCGGCCCCGTCCCTGTGAACGCCGTGGGGCGCATCGACCTGGTGACCACCCGGCAGGTGGTCCTGGAGAGCAGCGGACGCATCAGCGAAATCGCGGTGGAAGTGGGAGACCAGGTGGAGGCAGGCGATCTGCTCATGAGCCTGGACACCACCCAACTGGAATGGGCGCTGGAGAAAGCCGAAATTAACTTCGAGACCGCGCGGCTGGCCTTTGAAAAGCTGGGACGCCAGGTGGACGAAAGCGACATCGCGCTGGCCGAGGCCAATCTCCTCTCGGCCCAGGAAAACCTGGCTCGGGTGAAGGCCGGCTACACGCCCGAGGAACTGGCCGCCGCCGAGAGCGCCGCCGCCGCAGCCTGGGCCCGCTACAACGAACTCAAAGAGCGACCCACCCAGGCCCAGATCGTCCAGGCTCAGGCCAACCTCAAAAAGGCCGAGCTGGCCGTCCAGGCCGCCCAGCGGGAATACGACAAGATCGCCTGGCTGCCTGAATCGGCCGCCACCGCCGCAGCGGATAACCTCCAGCGGGCCACCATCGACTACGAAGCAGCCAAAGCCGCCTACGAAGAGGCCATCAAGCCGGCCACCCAGGCCGAGCTGCAATCGGCCCTGAGTGCAGCCCAACAGGCCCAACATAACCTGAACCAACTCAAAGAGAAGCCCACCCCGGCCGAGCTGGCCGAGGCCGAGGCCCGGGTGGCTGCCGCCGAACATGCCCTCAAACAGGCCCAGGAAGGCGTGGACGAAGCGGATCAGCGCACCGCCGAGCTGCGGGTCCGCCAGGCCATGATCGACCTGGAACAGGCCCGGCTGAACTTGCAGAACGCCCAGGTGCTGGCACCGGTCGCCGGCACGGTGCTGGATATCTCCGTGGAACTGGGCCAGCAGGGTTCCGCCGGCACCGTGGTGGCCACCCTGGCCGACCTGAATGATATCGAGCTGGTGGCCAACGTGGAACAGCGGGACATCGCCCGGGTCCATGTGGGCCAGGTGGTGGAGATCTCGGTCTACGCCCTGCCGGATGAGCACTTCCAGGGTGTGGTGGAGAAGATCGCCCCCGTGGCCGACTCGGGCGCCAGCTTTGTCACCTTCCCGGTCATCATCCGCCTCACCGATGGCCCCCTGGAGCTGATCCGCCCGGGCATGACCGCATCCGCGAACTTCATGGAAGGCGAGACGGCCACGCCCGAGGCCCAGGCCGAACCGACGGAGGATACTTCTGGACAGGCCGAAAGTGCTGAACAGGCAGAAGGGGAAGGCGAGTCCACCGAGGCGGATGCCACCGCCACCCCGGCCCCGTCTGGCGGCAACAACTGA
- a CDS encoding FmdE family protein, which yields MGTSQKTLEAYLQESSALHRHLCPRQVLGVRMGMWAAELLDLNLPQTDKRLLTIVETDGCFADGVAVATNCWVGRRTMRVEDYGKIAATFVDTQTGRAVRVIPCSTARQEAHTYAPEARNRWEAMLLGYQRLPVTALLTAQEVALVTPVAAIVSRAGHRVNCARCGEEIINEREVIQQGVILCRSCAGDSYYRPVETATAVPSLP from the coding sequence ATGGGAACCAGCCAAAAGACCCTGGAAGCTTACCTGCAGGAATCGTCTGCGTTGCACCGTCACCTCTGTCCCAGACAGGTGCTGGGCGTCCGCATGGGGATGTGGGCGGCCGAGCTGCTGGATCTGAACTTGCCCCAGACGGACAAGCGGCTGCTCACCATCGTCGAGACCGATGGTTGTTTTGCCGATGGGGTGGCCGTGGCCACCAACTGTTGGGTGGGGCGCCGGACCATGCGGGTGGAGGACTACGGCAAGATCGCGGCGACCTTTGTGGACACCCAGACGGGCCGGGCTGTCCGGGTGATCCCCTGCTCCACGGCTCGCCAGGAGGCTCACACCTACGCACCGGAGGCCCGCAATCGCTGGGAGGCCATGCTCCTGGGCTACCAGCGATTGCCGGTCACAGCGCTCCTGACGGCCCAGGAAGTTGCCCTGGTGACGCCGGTGGCGGCCATCGTCAGCCGGGCCGGGCATCGGGTGAACTGTGCCCGCTGCGGTGAGGAGATCATCAACGAGCGGGAGGTGATCCAGCAGGGGGTGATCCTGTGCCGCTCCTGTGCCGGGGACAGTTACTACCGCCCGGTTGAAACGGCCACGGCCGTTCCTTCCCTGCCCTGA
- a CDS encoding TerC family protein, protein MGFSWAIIIAQLFFLEGILSIDNAAVLGAMVMPLPTDRSIPWPGWLRPLGQRIDPALGPQRQAALKVGLLGAYLGRGLMLLIANLLVRNPWIHLVGGAYLIYLGVDALAWPELPELAGEAGQSPLQPGKPGQGFWQVVLAVELADLAFSLDNVVAAVALSRHLLVVMLGVGLGILTMRFAAGLFSRLIEREPILETAAYLLVLMIGLRLWAEQLFHLDISALSQFGLSLLLVAMALLYAHWAPARALRPLIHRLRRGMRSGLQLGRQMVLRPLSAVLGLLSLPGRGS, encoded by the coding sequence ATGGGTTTCAGTTGGGCCATCATCATTGCGCAGCTATTTTTCCTGGAAGGGATCCTCTCGATTGACAATGCGGCCGTCCTGGGGGCCATGGTCATGCCCCTGCCGACAGACCGCTCCATCCCCTGGCCTGGCTGGCTACGCCCCCTCGGACAGCGGATCGATCCCGCCCTGGGCCCTCAACGGCAAGCGGCCCTCAAAGTCGGGCTGCTGGGTGCCTATCTGGGCCGGGGCTTGATGCTGCTGATCGCCAACCTCTTGGTGCGCAACCCCTGGATCCATCTGGTCGGCGGCGCTTATCTCATTTATCTGGGCGTGGATGCCCTGGCCTGGCCCGAATTGCCCGAATTGGCGGGGGAGGCCGGTCAGAGCCCGCTGCAACCGGGGAAGCCGGGCCAGGGTTTCTGGCAGGTGGTCCTGGCCGTGGAGTTGGCCGATTTGGCCTTCAGCCTGGACAATGTGGTGGCTGCAGTGGCCCTTTCCCGGCATCTTCTGGTGGTGATGTTGGGCGTGGGGCTGGGCATTCTGACCATGCGTTTTGCCGCCGGCCTCTTCTCCCGTTTGATCGAGCGGGAACCCATCTTGGAAACAGCTGCCTATCTGCTGGTCTTGATGATCGGACTGCGTCTTTGGGCGGAGCAGCTCTTCCATCTGGACATCTCTGCGTTGAGCCAGTTCGGCCTCTCTCTGCTCCTGGTGGCGATGGCGTTGCTCTATGCCCACTGGGCCCCAGCCCGTGCCCTGCGTCCATTGATTCATCGGCTGCGTCGCGGCATGCGCAGTGGACTACAGCTGGGCCGACAGATGGTTCTGCGCCCCCTCTCCGCGGTGCTCGGCCTGCTCAGCCTGCCAGGCCGTGGCAGTTGA
- a CDS encoding metallophosphoesterase family protein, translating into MTTPLRFRPDRTFTLVQFTDTHWRNGEPADGQTAALMAAILDAEQPDLVVLTGDVIDGSHCRDGAAAWRQAVAPMVERNVPWAAVFGNHDDEGALDRQALLAVQQELPGCLTQAGPAHVSGVGNYVLPVLSASQDRPAAHLYFLDSHSYAERELTGYGWIRRDQIAWYLETAATLQADNGGEPLPALAFFHIPLPEYVEVWDYHICRGEKHEAVCCPPINTGFFAALWEAGDVLGTFVGHDHINDYVGELHGIRLCYGRGTGFNTYGKEGFKRGARVIRLQEGKRDFSTWLRLEGDEVIQEQPIHPPERESR; encoded by the coding sequence ATGACGACGCCCCTACGTTTTCGCCCTGACCGGACATTTACCCTTGTCCAGTTCACCGACACCCACTGGCGCAACGGCGAGCCCGCGGATGGACAGACCGCTGCGCTCATGGCGGCCATCTTGGACGCTGAGCAGCCTGACCTGGTGGTGTTGACGGGAGATGTGATCGACGGCAGCCACTGTCGGGATGGGGCCGCGGCCTGGCGCCAGGCGGTGGCCCCCATGGTAGAACGAAACGTGCCCTGGGCGGCCGTCTTCGGCAACCATGACGACGAGGGCGCACTGGATCGTCAGGCGCTGCTGGCCGTCCAACAGGAGTTGCCCGGCTGCCTCACCCAGGCTGGGCCCGCCCACGTTTCTGGGGTGGGCAACTACGTGTTGCCGGTGTTGTCGGCCAGCCAGGACCGCCCCGCCGCCCACCTCTACTTCCTGGATTCCCATAGCTACGCAGAACGGGAGCTGACAGGCTACGGCTGGATCCGGCGGGATCAGATCGCCTGGTACCTGGAGACGGCCGCAACCTTGCAGGCCGACAATGGAGGCGAGCCCCTGCCCGCCCTGGCCTTCTTCCACATTCCCCTGCCCGAGTACGTGGAGGTGTGGGACTACCACATCTGTCGGGGTGAAAAGCACGAGGCCGTCTGCTGTCCGCCCATCAACACCGGCTTTTTTGCGGCTTTGTGGGAGGCAGGGGACGTGTTGGGGACCTTCGTGGGCCACGACCACATCAACGACTACGTGGGCGAATTGCACGGCATTCGCCTCTGCTATGGCCGGGGAACGGGCTTCAACACCTACGGCAAGGAAGGGTTCAAGCGGGGCGCCCGGGTCATCCGTCTGCAGGAGGGGAAGCGGGACTTCTCCACCTGGCTACGGCTGGAAGGGGATGAAGTCATCCAGGAGCAGCCCATTCACCCGCCGGAGCGAGAATCCCGCTGA
- a CDS encoding class I SAM-dependent methyltransferase: MWRTLWQRTATEVAHWLRADWDFTDVAAHWDATEDYDAINQETYSYFRRFVDGLRLSDLPPGGRVLDLCARTGNGTLYFYQHGKVSSAVCADVSRRMGEICCARLREAGFEEFAWLQLFDYPLPLPDASFDAVLCFETVEHLPHPERLVQELGRVTRPGGTLILTTPNVLWEPIHALAAITGLHHSEGPHRFIRHSRLRAMIQDAGFTIEKSETTVLVPGGPAWLVSLGEWIERRTRHWLMPYVGLRHIFIGRKKEESHP, translated from the coding sequence ATGTGGCGAACCCTCTGGCAGCGGACGGCCACGGAGGTGGCCCACTGGCTGCGTGCCGACTGGGACTTTACCGACGTGGCCGCCCACTGGGACGCCACCGAAGATTACGACGCCATCAATCAGGAGACCTACTCCTATTTCCGGCGCTTCGTGGACGGCCTGCGCCTGAGTGACCTGCCCCCGGGCGGGCGGGTCTTGGACCTGTGTGCCCGCACCGGGAACGGGACCCTGTACTTTTACCAGCACGGCAAAGTGAGTTCGGCCGTCTGTGCGGATGTTTCCCGGCGCATGGGGGAGATCTGTTGTGCCCGGCTGCGGGAAGCGGGCTTCGAAGAGTTCGCCTGGCTGCAGCTCTTCGACTACCCCCTGCCCTTGCCCGACGCCAGCTTTGACGCAGTGCTCTGTTTCGAAACGGTGGAACACCTGCCCCATCCCGAGCGGCTGGTGCAGGAGCTGGGGCGGGTGACCCGACCGGGCGGCACCCTGATCCTGACCACCCCCAACGTGCTCTGGGAGCCGATCCACGCGCTGGCGGCCATCACAGGCCTGCACCACTCCGAGGGCCCCCACCGGTTCATCCGCCACAGCCGCCTGCGGGCCATGATCCAGGACGCCGGCTTCACCATCGAGAAGAGCGAGACCACCGTCCTGGTGCCAGGTGGCCCGGCCTGGCTGGTCAGCCTGGGCGAGTGGATAGAGCGCCGAACCCGCCACTGGCTGATGCCCTATGTGGGGCTGCGCCATATCTTCATCGGCCGCAAAAAGGAGGAATCACACCCATGA
- a CDS encoding Coenzyme F420 hydrogenase/dehydrogenase, beta subunit C-terminal domain, protein MSDHLDAHVADPVFARLEREVIQPGLCTHCGTCVGLSQGTLHMVSTAHGPLPRPTGNGPVRLAPGAWEACPGKGVDYPALCRWLFGQLPENWLIGCYRHLYIGYSARPDVRRRGASGGVITQTLLYLLETGLIDGAVAVCQGRPHPWQAEPILARTPEEILATSQSVYAPVPVNTILASLAHFPGRVAFVGLPDQVAALRQLQRMGDPTARKVRYVLGPYVGTNMYFGAIESFLRSHGIQDVTDVAELRYREGEWPGYLQIRTRSGRVLRAEKFYYNYLIPFYITRSTRYSVDFTNELTDISVGDAWHPRYEAQGQGFSVVVARSQQGEELLQAMQRQGVVHLEPLALQEALSMHGHMLDFKKRGAFIRMEWRRARGKPAPKYGYRPQAIPFSRRLVEVVISGLFVLCGTRWARRAVEWVPLGVLGPLFNSLRKGWKNLSKPAKRRGLADTTFVVQPPESSPTAAVPMQPEQEA, encoded by the coding sequence ATGTCCGACCATCTTGACGCCCACGTGGCCGACCCAGTCTTTGCCCGGTTGGAACGCGAGGTGATTCAGCCGGGCCTCTGCACCCACTGCGGCACCTGTGTGGGGCTCTCCCAGGGGACCTTGCACATGGTCTCCACCGCCCATGGCCCCCTCCCCCGGCCCACCGGCAACGGCCCGGTACGCCTGGCTCCCGGGGCGTGGGAGGCCTGTCCCGGCAAAGGGGTGGACTATCCCGCCCTGTGCCGCTGGCTCTTCGGGCAGCTGCCGGAAAACTGGCTGATAGGCTGCTACCGCCACCTGTACATCGGCTACTCGGCCCGCCCGGACGTGCGGCGGCGGGGGGCCTCGGGCGGCGTCATCACCCAGACGCTGCTCTACCTGCTGGAAACCGGCCTGATCGACGGCGCCGTGGCCGTCTGCCAGGGGCGGCCCCACCCCTGGCAGGCCGAGCCCATCCTGGCCCGGACGCCCGAGGAGATCCTGGCCACCAGCCAGAGCGTCTACGCGCCGGTTCCCGTCAACACCATCCTGGCCTCCCTGGCCCACTTTCCCGGCCGGGTGGCCTTTGTGGGGCTGCCCGACCAGGTGGCTGCCCTGCGCCAGCTCCAGAGGATGGGGGATCCCACGGCCAGGAAAGTCCGCTACGTCCTGGGGCCGTACGTGGGGACCAACATGTACTTTGGCGCCATCGAAAGTTTCTTGCGCAGCCACGGCATCCAGGATGTCACCGACGTGGCCGAACTGCGCTACCGGGAAGGGGAATGGCCCGGCTACCTCCAGATCCGCACCCGTTCGGGACGGGTGTTGCGGGCGGAGAAGTTTTACTACAACTACCTGATCCCCTTTTACATCACCCGCAGCACCCGCTATTCCGTAGACTTTACCAACGAACTGACGGACATTTCCGTGGGCGACGCCTGGCATCCCCGCTATGAGGCCCAGGGCCAGGGCTTTTCGGTGGTGGTAGCCCGCAGCCAGCAGGGCGAAGAGCTGCTTCAGGCCATGCAGCGCCAGGGCGTGGTCCACCTGGAGCCGCTGGCGCTCCAGGAAGCCCTCTCCATGCACGGCCACATGTTGGACTTCAAAAAACGGGGGGCGTTTATCCGCATGGAGTGGCGCCGGGCACGGGGAAAGCCGGCGCCCAAGTACGGCTACCGCCCCCAGGCCATTCCCTTCTCGCGCCGGCTGGTGGAGGTGGTGATCAGCGGCCTCTTCGTGCTCTGTGGGACCCGGTGGGCGCGCCGGGCGGTGGAGTGGGTGCCTTTGGGCGTGCTGGGGCCCCTGTTCAACAGCCTGCGCAAGGGCTGGAAGAACCTCTCCAAACCGGCCAAACGGCGCGGGCTGGCCGACACCACGTTTGTGGTCCAGCCGCCAGAATCGTCTCCCACGGCAGCGGTTCCCATGCAACCAGAACAGGAGGCCTAG